A genomic window from Thermovenabulum gondwanense includes:
- a CDS encoding Lon protease family protein: protein MLKKLTIKELCDTCDPSLFEFETTGELEPISDIIGQQRAVRAMEFGLKIEKKGYNIFVSGPTGTGKTTYARIAVSKAAKEKSVPDDIIYVYNFSKPEKPIALFLRAGMGYEFTKDMEKLVNEVKREINRAFDDDSFEVQKQEVIDKYQKKSAEVFEKLEEQAKAEGFIIQRSPQGFITVPLKEGKPMSQEEFDALSDEERKALEEKGRSLQPKIDEALRRVRLVDREAREELLKLERKTALSAVNPLFEEITAKYAEFPSVVNYLKEVKDDMIKNLSALRQSSREKGEEGIDFSAILSQGAQREDFFIRYKVNLFVDNKSTEGAPVIIETNPTYYNLFGKIEGKASFGTVVTDFTMIKSGAIHRARGGYLILQAEDLFKDPFAWDTLKRTLKNGEARIENIGEQYRVIPTVTLKPQPIPVDVKVVLIGSPLYYYLLNEYDEDFKKLFKIRVDFDVEMEKTKENLKNYAAFVCHICKNDGLLHFDKEAVAKVIDYSSRLAEDRTKLSTRFNDIVELLYEASAWAKIQGDEVVKKHHVQKAIEEKAYRSNRVEEKLLKMIEKGEIIVETAGKKVGQVNGLSVLDVGDYTFGQPSRITATAYLGDAGVVNIEREVKLSGKIHEKAVLILSGYLGEKYAKDIPLALSASITFEQNYGGVEGDSATCAELLALLSSISGIPVRQDIAVTGSLDQHGNVQPVGGVTHKIEGFYHTCKIKGLTGTQGVILPSKNTDNLMLKDEVLGAVKEGKFHIYSADTIDDVIEIMTEMKAEEFHQKVKESLKSLAERAKEFLDGE, encoded by the coding sequence ATGCTGAAAAAACTTACCATAAAAGAGCTCTGCGATACCTGCGACCCGTCCCTTTTTGAATTTGAAACCACCGGAGAACTGGAGCCCATATCGGATATAATAGGCCAGCAAAGGGCCGTAAGGGCGATGGAATTCGGCCTTAAAATAGAAAAAAAGGGCTACAACATCTTCGTAAGCGGCCCCACGGGTACGGGCAAGACCACCTATGCGAGGATTGCCGTTTCAAAGGCTGCAAAGGAAAAAAGCGTCCCCGACGACATAATTTACGTATACAACTTTTCAAAGCCCGAAAAGCCTATTGCCCTATTTCTAAGAGCCGGCATGGGCTATGAATTCACTAAGGACATGGAAAAACTGGTAAACGAGGTCAAAAGGGAGATAAACAGGGCCTTTGATGATGATTCCTTTGAAGTGCAGAAGCAGGAAGTGATAGATAAATACCAGAAAAAGTCTGCGGAAGTTTTTGAAAAGCTCGAAGAACAGGCAAAAGCCGAAGGGTTTATAATTCAGAGGAGCCCGCAGGGCTTCATCACCGTGCCTTTAAAAGAAGGAAAGCCCATGAGCCAGGAAGAATTCGATGCCCTTTCCGATGAAGAAAGAAAGGCCTTAGAGGAAAAAGGAAGGAGCCTTCAGCCAAAAATAGATGAAGCCCTCCGTAGGGTGAGGCTGGTGGACAGGGAGGCAAGGGAGGAATTATTAAAACTTGAAAGAAAAACCGCACTTTCTGCCGTAAATCCTTTATTTGAAGAGATTACCGCCAAGTACGCCGAATTCCCGAGCGTAGTAAACTACTTAAAAGAAGTTAAGGACGACATGATAAAAAATTTAAGCGCTTTAAGGCAGTCTTCCCGGGAAAAAGGAGAGGAAGGCATCGACTTTTCTGCAATTTTATCCCAGGGTGCGCAAAGAGAGGACTTTTTTATAAGATACAAAGTGAACCTCTTTGTGGACAACAAAAGCACCGAAGGCGCGCCGGTGATAATAGAGACCAACCCCACCTACTACAACCTTTTTGGGAAAATCGAGGGCAAAGCCTCCTTCGGCACCGTTGTGACCGACTTTACTATGATAAAAAGCGGGGCAATTCACCGGGCAAGAGGAGGATACCTGATCCTCCAGGCGGAAGACCTTTTTAAAGACCCCTTTGCCTGGGACACCTTAAAGAGGACGTTAAAAAACGGTGAAGCCCGTATAGAAAACATAGGGGAGCAGTACAGGGTAATACCCACCGTTACCCTTAAACCCCAGCCCATACCCGTTGACGTAAAGGTGGTACTGATAGGTTCGCCCCTTTACTATTATCTTTTAAACGAATACGACGAGGACTTCAAAAAGCTTTTCAAAATCCGCGTGGACTTCGACGTGGAGATGGAAAAAACAAAAGAAAACCTGAAAAACTACGCCGCTTTCGTATGCCACATCTGTAAAAACGACGGTCTTTTACACTTTGACAAAGAAGCCGTGGCAAAGGTCATAGACTACAGCTCAAGGCTTGCGGAAGACAGGACAAAGCTTTCCACCAGGTTTAACGACATAGTAGAGCTTTTATACGAAGCCAGCGCATGGGCCAAGATACAGGGAGACGAAGTGGTAAAAAAACACCATGTACAAAAAGCCATTGAAGAAAAAGCCTACCGCTCCAACCGGGTGGAAGAAAAACTCTTAAAAATGATAGAAAAAGGGGAAATTATTGTCGAAACGGCGGGGAAAAAGGTGGGTCAGGTAAACGGGCTTTCTGTGCTGGACGTGGGCGACTACACCTTCGGCCAGCCTTCAAGGATAACCGCAACGGCTTACCTCGGCGATGCAGGTGTTGTAAACATAGAAAGGGAAGTAAAGCTTTCGGGCAAGATCCACGAAAAAGCGGTGCTGATACTTTCCGGTTACCTGGGAGAAAAATATGCAAAAGACATACCCCTTGCCCTATCCGCCAGCATAACCTTCGAGCAAAACTACGGCGGCGTGGAAGGTGACAGCGCCACCTGTGCGGAACTTTTGGCCCTTTTGTCCAGCATTTCCGGAATACCCGTAAGGCAGGACATAGCGGTGACCGGCTCTTTGGACCAGCACGGGAATGTCCAGCCCGTGGGCGGGGTAACCCACAAAATAGAAGGTTTTTACCACACCTGCAAGATTAAAGGCCTTACGGGCACTCAGGGGGTAATCCTTCCTTCCAAAAACACCGATAACCTCATGTTGAAAGATGAAGTTTTAGGTGCGGTAAAGGAAGGCAAATTCCACATCTACAGCGCCGACACCATAGATGATGTCATAGAAATAATGACGGAGATGAAAGCCGAAGAATTTCATCAAAAAGTGAAGGAATCCCTAAAATCCCTTGCCGAAAGGGCAAAGGAGTTTTTAGACGGCGAATAA